The stretch of DNA ATCATCACTGGTAGTATTGGCGCGGTTACTATCGTATTTACAACACCGCCCTCAACCCTGCTACCACGCTCACTGGTAGGACGTCTTGGTACGGTCGTAATTGGCGAAGCCGGTGTAGTTGCACTTGCAATACTAAGTGTGCCCGACTCTCCACCGCCAGTTCTGGCGATTCTAACGACGCCACGCTCAACAGTTTTTCAGCATGTCGTCGCAATACTCGTGCTGACTAACACATTGTTTTTAGGCGTTTCTTTGACCGTTCCACAGACATACACATGGATGCTAGCTGTGATACTTATTTTATTATTTGTCGGCGTCACACTCAATTACTTGAGCGTTGGATACAACCTTTGGAATAAATTTACTACTTCGACTTCAGTAGGCGAGAGACCCGAAATGCCGCTTACTGTGGTTATCTCTGCATTCAACGAGGCAACCGTACTCCCTGAAACACTTAAGCACAACGTCAACGCCCTGCCTCAGGCTGAATTCTTACTTGTCCCGGCAGCAAGCTCAACAGACGGGACACGCAAAATAATGAAAGAAATAAAAGCAGATTTTTCTCGTGATATTCGTATTGCTGAGGGAACTACCGGTTCAAAAGCGGGTGATCTTAATGAAGCATGGAATCATATCAATACATCATATGTTTTACTTTTAGATGCTGATGAGACAGTAGTGCCAGACTCGGTGGGCGCAGCATATCAGAGACTAAATCAACAATCGAATGTTGGTATCGTTCAAGGCCGGAAGCTGGCTGCATACCCGGATACGTCCGCGTTGTCGGGATTCGTAACAGTTGAACGCCAGCACAGCACGTGGATTGACCATCCATTCATGTCAAGTATTCTTAATTCCGGGCACTTTGCGGGGTCGGCAGCAGTAATGAGGCGGGAGGTGGTTCCAGATGTCGGGGGTTTTGACCCCAATGCACTGACTGAGGACATCGAACTCTCTGTACGTCTCTATCTCGAGACCGATTGGGATCTCGTCTATGAGCCCGGGATGTTGGTCCGGGAACTGAATCCAACCTCTTGGCTGTCGCTCCTCCGCCAGCGTGAGCGGTGGGCTCGGGGGTGGGCTCAAGTGGCGGTTAGTTATCTTGGAGATATTCTTAGACCTAATCGGGGGCTAGGTTGGCGCAGGCCTGCCGGGCTTGGCTGGGAGCTGTTTACTGCGGTCAGTTCACCAGTCTATACCCTGTTTCCGGCGCTAATCGTGTACTGGCTATTCGCGCCTGTGACACCTTCGTTAGTCATCAGCTCACTGATGTTCACTTTGTATTTGATCGTTGAGCGTCCGGTGTCCTTTGTGGTAGCTTCCTTTTTTGACCCTAAAATCCCGGCCCCGCAGAATATAAAAACGGTCGGTGCAGCACTCTTTCACAGCTACGCATGGATGATATTCGGCTGGATAATCCAGTTGCATGCAATATACCTCCAACTGGCCGGAGCAACCGAGTCATGGGACGTGACAAAGAAGCAGTCAATCGACCCTGAATCAGGGGGTAGCCGGAGTCGCCAATTTTTCAAAATTCCGGACACGGAATGACATAGCAGGTATAATTCACTGGACTATATGATCTACATTAATACCTGAGTCTTATGCTGTATTGAATTGCGGTACAAGATTCGGATCAACGCGCAGCAACGCCCGCCAGATGTACATTGCGTACCGATCGAGAGAGTGGTAGAACGTAATTGGATCGGGCGGTGCATCTAGGTTGAGGCCGAGTGGATCGCACACCGCCGGCATTAGACTCACCCTATCAGCGATTTCGGCGTAGCTGTGGCTTCTTTACAAGTACAGTGAGCGACGGTGTGGACCTTGCGGGCAAGCCAGCCGGAGTTGGGCTTGCCCGCTCGCTTCCTCAACGCTTGTTTAGCTACGCGTAGTGCTGTCTCAATGAGGCCAAGCAACGCGACTCCGGTAATCGTCTTCTCAAGGTCGTTTCCTCAAACCATTACGGAGTAATCCTGCTGCTATCTTCCGCTTTCAATAGAGCCTGTTATAACAGCATTCTGCACACGCGGCCTCTGAGCGCAATCCGCTGTGAGGGGTTGCTGAAGTCACGATCGCCATCCCTCACTCCGCTTCTGGCACTCATGATCCAGTATCCGTTCTGGGAGTCCCACACATTCACAGACAGGACACTCTGCAAGCGGTGTCAGTGGCAGGTCGTCACACTCGCGGATGGCAGCCCGGAGATGTGCTCGTACGTCTGGTGACTCTGCTCGCGTAAACGCCTGCACGAGATGCATTCGGAGTCGCTCACGAGCAGTCATTCGGCCTCCTGGTTCGCCTCATCGCACTCCCCTTGAGCCATCATCGTATTTGAATGTTCGACCGCTACTCATCTCGGCCTCCTGAGTGAAATTCTGTGAGTCATTTCGTGGGGCAATTGCTGCTTGCGTCCATCGTCTAACAATATCGCCACGCCCGCGTGATTCGCCGGACGCAAGTGGCAAAGAGACGGATCCCACCCTCTCAGATCAGGTCACGCTCTCGATGTCGTCGAGGCAACGCTGAACCCGGTCCTGAAGTCGCTGCGCATCGCCATCACTGAGATCGGCTTCTGAATCCACCGTGATACCCGGGATATCGACGATATCATCGAGTGCGTCCGAAAGTGTCTGTTGGCCTTCAGGAAGCACACGTTCGTCGGGTTCGTCCGTCTGCCGGTCGTGTTCTTGCATCGCGAGTTGAATCATCATCGCCGGCTTGCGAAGCAACTCACCAGCCACCTCGGTATACTCCTGATAGGTGTCAGATGCCCAGGACCCTTCGTACTGGTCGAGCAGGGCGATCAGCAAGGAGAACTGGAGGTTATACACGGTAGGGCGTGACGACAGCGAAGCGATAGACGTTGCCCGGTCCGCGGCAGCCACAGCGTACCTGTTGGCGATCCCCCAGTAAGTGTAGCAGTCTTCGACGGAGAAAGGGAGGTCCTCAAAGTCGTACGCGATGGCCCGTGTCCGACGAATAGCGGTATCGACATCGATCATCCGAGTGTCGATGTCGTCGTAGATAGAGCGCCACCACTCGCTAATCGGGACGCGGCCCTGACTGCGTTCGTGATCGGCATTCGTCGCTTTCCCGTAGTGCCGCCGTGTGTACCGTTCGCCCATATCGGGAAGGACGGTCCCGCTGTCGGGGAAGAAGAGGATAGGTCGCGCCCAGAGCGTCTGCGTGCCTCGGAAGTCGTACCCGGTCTGGAAGCCGCCGTAGATGATGGTCTCCGATCCTTCCTCGTCTTTGTTGGAGTTCTCATCGGAGTCGCTATCATTACTGACAGCGATGGTGATGCCGTCTTCTTCGACGTCGTCTTCGATGTCCTCCTGATCGCCGGACACGACGTTGCGAAGGCTCGGGCAGATGACGACCATCTTGAGCAAACCGCCCCAGTCACGGTAGGACACCCACCCGAAGGGATTGGTTTCACCACGCTGCTGGAGCGCACTGATGATCGGGAGATACGCCTCCTGTGGGTTGATGATGGAGTACGAATCCGAAGCGATCTGCCACCGGAATTTTACATCGTAGCCGAGCGCGTTCAACGCCTTTCGGCGGTCGTCGACGATGTCTTGATGATCATAGACACGCACGACTGCGTCGGCCTCACTCGCGGCGGCAAGGTCTTCGATCGAACTTCCGGTATAGGATTCGAGTGCGTCAACGTCGAGGCCATGTACACGGCGGATGGCTGCGGTGTCGACACGCCCGGACGTCTCGACGAAGTCGTTGGTCGCCCAGAGCTCACCGGAGCTCGCCTTCGGAAGTACTTTGATGATGTCCTTGAACGAGCGGGAGGTCTCTGGTGAACACCGGGTTTCCGGTGGAACCTCGTCGGGATACTCCTGGGGGTCGTTCTCAGTGAGGCCGACGAATTTGCGGTCTGTCTCTCGAGTTAACAGATCGGCAAGCGGAAGCGCCGGGCGGTCGGTGTCGGTGCGACTGTCGTTGGTATCGTTCTCGTCCCCGCTGGTGTTCTCGGTCTCGTTCGAGCTGGAATCGGGGGAGCGAGGCTGACTGGAGCTGGAGTTTGCTTGTGCTGACATAGGTGAGTCCTCTATATTGAAAGTGCCGTGAGCGGGAGAACGCACACGGCTAGGAGACCGGAGAACACGCAGAAATAACATGAGACGAGACAAGCGATGCCACGCGAGTGGGGTTTGTCGGACGGTGCTACGGTTGCGAAGAGGGAGTAGGGAGTGGAGAACCTCTCACGAGATAAGAGATGAAAGGTGGGGGCAGTGGAGAGCCCGGACAGAACCCGTCCCGGTTGTCGCCGATCGACGCGCGGAACGGTTGGAGTGTTCTGTTCGGACATCTGCCCCCACCGAACAGGGGGGGACAAACGGGCGAAGGGAAAGTTGGACCTGCCAGACATCGTGTGAGCTGGCCTCGGCAAGAGCGCGAAAGTCAGACCGGCGGTCACGAAGACCACAGTACGTTACTCATCCCCGCCGCCAAGGGCACCTCTGAACGTCTGCTGTGCGGTGTCGCCCCGAGATTTGGGCATCTCTGAGAGAGACATTTCACGGCTGTCGTGCTCGGGGATGAACGTCTCACCGCCGAAGTACTGGACGAAGCCGGCGCGAGCGTTCCGGATTTTCTTCGCGGATGCGTCGCTGATACCCGTGAGCTGGGAGTGATTACGCCCGTAGTAGACCCAGGCTGCAAGTTCGCCCATCGAGTCAAACTGGTTGACGAGTGTCCCACGAGCGTTTGTGGGTATGTCGAGACCCTGGATTCGGTAGAGTGTCCCCGAAGCGACGGCGTCGCTGGCAGGATCTTCCTCACCGTTCCAGATGGCGTTGAGCCGTTGGAGGTTCTCGCGGCGATTCCCCGACTGCCACAGGACCTCCTCGTACTTCTTGGCGAGGGCGATCTCCTCGGCGTACGTGATAGATTCGAGGTCGGTATCCTCGAGATCGGGAGCATCTCGGGGGCTGGAAGCAGTATTTCCGGGGTAGTCGCGACCGTCGATGGCCTTGACGTATTCCTTTGAGCGGTAGTCCTGGCTTTTGATTTCCCAGGTGTCCTCGGTCAGTTCGCGCCGGACGAAGTTCTCCGCGAATAGATAGTAGTGTTCGACGGCATGGTCCACGCCTCTGAGCGGGGCGAGCAGGGCGATCGCGAGTTGGCAGGCTTTCTCGTCGGAGGCGTCAGGCCCCCAGTCGAATCCGCCGGGAGCGACTCGGTGGACGAACAGATGCTTGTCGAGCAGGTCATCTCCGGCGTAGACGAAGTTTCCGCCAACGCCGCGTTCGCCTCGATACGTTTTGTGCTTCCATTTTGTTTTTCTGGAGTAGTCGGTTTTTGCTAGCATGAGAGTGAGTCTGGAGGTGGGTTACCCGCCAGCGGATTGGTGGGTCTGCGACGGGTCCGAAGTGGGTTGTGCCTCGGTCGGTGGTGTGAGATGCGGTTGTGTCTGTTCGCTCGTCGGTGCGTATTCATCTGGACTGGTCGGGGCCGACGGCGAGCCGCGCGAATTGTAAATCAGGTACTCGTCCTCATCGGCGAGCAACTCGGGGACGCAGAACGCACAGCCGGCGTAGTCGTCGGGCCAACTGTCGAGTCGATAGAACGAGTGTGTCCCCCAGCCACAATATGGACACTTCTGCTGGTCATCAGTCTGTGTCTCGATAATCGAGAGCGGAGCCGCGTAGCGTCCTGGAGACATCGATCGAGTACCTACCCGAGAGCTATTTCGTCGCTGGTGGTGGGGTCAGCCTCGACGTGCGTCTCGACGGTCGTCTCGCCATTCTCCGTGGCGAGACTGAGATCGATTCCGTGTTCGCCGATGGGAGTCTCTGGTTCGTTCGGGTGAAACACACGGACAGTGAGTGCGTCTTCGTGGGCGCAGTGGTCGACTGTGACGATGAATGTCTCGCCGAGTCTGACATCGGCGTAGGTTTCGCCGTCGCTAAGGGCGGTTAGCGTTGTCATGCGTGTTGGTCAGTCAGACCGGATTCGCGGAGCGACCATCGAGAGGATCTCGCATTCACCGTCTGCGAACTCGTACTCGATCATCATGGGGAAGTCCGTGCCGAAGGTGATGCTGATCTCGGCTCCCTTCGGGAGTTTCCGTGAGATATCCTTCACGTAGTCCAGTGAGAACAGCGCCTCCGCGTCAACGGCGGTTATCGCGATGTATTCCTCCTCGGTAAGTTCCAGGGACACGTCGTCGGTGTCACCTTGGGCTTCGATGAAGACGGCCTGCTCGGTCTCGTCACAACGGATTTGGATGTGGTCGGAGACCATATCAGCTGCTTTCACCCCCCGCCTGATCTGCGATTCATCGACAATGAACGACGCGGGGAGATCCATGTCCGGAATTTCGGGTTCCGACCTGATGCTGTCGGGGTCGATACACGCCATCGTGAACTCGACGCCATCGATGTAGATGACGAGTTTGAACGTATGCGTGTCGAACGAGAGTTCGACGAGATCATCCTTCTTCGCCAGTTTTAGGACTTCCTCGAGACGTTCGAGATTGAGGCCCAGAACACCCTCGGAGGCGTCGTAGGACTCGAAAGCCCCTGCGGACAGCACACCGTCGTCCATCGCGACGTTTGCGGGATCGACCGCACGGACCTGAATGCCATCAGGCTCAACATTGAACTTCGCCTCGTCGACGATGGCGCGAAGCGTACCGACGAACTCCTTGATGTCACCGCCCATGATGGCGGCCTGGAACTGGCTCGGCGGTCCGGTGCCGACATCGGCCTCTTCTTCTGCGTCTTCCTCGACGTCCTCGTCGGCTTCACCGTCGGTGTTGGATTCTTGCTCCGGTTCAGAATCTGGTTCCGATTCCAGATCTGGTTCGGGCTCGCCTTTGGGTTGGGTATTTTCAGCGGTTTCTGCGGTAGTCGCGTCGTCGACATCCATCTCAGATTCGACGTCTGAGGATCCGTCGTCGGGTGTGGTCGCTGGCTGTGCGTCCGCGCTTTCGGATTCGGTGTTGGTACTCATGTTTGAGTGGAGTCGTGGTCGCGATACTGTCGGTGATCAAGCTGCTCACGAAGGGAGAAAATCGAACCAATAATAGTAATAATAACGGTAATACCGTTATGAACGGTAACCGCCATGAACTCTTCTACCTCCCCCATCCCCGTGGGGAGGGCAAAACCGAGCATGGTGGTCGCGATCTCGGTCACTCGGGGAAGTCGATAACGTCGGGGTTGATCGAAAGCTCCCTGGCGACGCGGTCGAGTTCGACATCGTCGAGAGCGATTTTGATGAGCCCCTCGAGTGCATCGTCGTAGGCTTGCTGTACTTCACTCTGGTTCGAGGCAGCGTCGAGGCGCTGCTGGAGTGCGGTCTGGAAGCGATTCGCTGCACGGTGGCGTGCGAGTGAGCACATTTCGAGTTCCCCCACCGTCTCGGGGTGCGACAAACGAGCGGGGGGTCGCAGGTGCCGCGTCCCGAGTGTTAGTCCTACGTAACGATTCGGATGGTGCGATTAGGACTGTTACGTAGGAAGCGAGAACGCCGCCCGAACCGTCTCGCCGCCCGCCGTGTTCCCACATCCTCATGAGAAGTAGTCGGGGTCGCCGTCTGGATCGGGAAGTTTCCCGTCGTCAGCGAGGGCTTTGAGTTCCCTCCAGAGCTTACGAAGCGTCGTCGGGGTCGTGTAACCTTCCTCCGCAAGAGTTCGCTGGGTGAGTCGAACGTTGCTTCGCCTACTCTCTTTGGAAGCGTGGTAGAGACACGCTGCGGCGACGCCGTTCGGTTGCCGGCCGTTCGCGAGGACACCCACAGCGTTCGATCTGGAGAGCTGGTAGGCACGGCGTTCGAGACGAGGGGAGGCATCAACGGCACTCGCGAGTCGTGGGATGTAGTCCTGCGGGAGTGGTGGAGGCGTTGCGAGCTCAAGATCTTGATTTAGGCATTTGTAGTCCTGATTGATTTCTTTAGTATCGACACGAGCGACTTCACCAATCTCTTTGAGCGTGCGTGGCAGGCGTTCGAGACGGCAAGCAGCGTACACACAGGCGCTCGCCATGCCTTCGATGGAGTTGCCAGCGAGCATTTCTTTCTCACACACCTCGCGGTAGAGGTCAGCGACGCGGTCGTGGATAGAGCCGGAGAGTTCGAGCGCACTGATGAGGCGAGCGATTTCGCCGAGGCCGAGGCGGAGCGAGCGGTCGCGACTCGAGCCGGTTTTCGATCGACTATCCCACTTACGGAGTCGACGGAAACGCCGTTTGGTCTGACGCGACAGCGGGCGGTCGTACCCGTCGATGTTATATCCGATCTCCGTCGGGAGCCCCTTATGATGGAGGCGATGCGTGGTGGGAGCGCCGCCACGTTCGGGTTCACGGCCGTCCCCAGTATCGACCCAGCGAAGGCGCCGATCGAGGATGTCACGGACGAGTACGAGGCCACATTCCCCACAGTAGGTTTCCTCCTCGTCAATGACGAGGTACTCGTCGGTTGCGCACTCGGGACACTGTAGTTCATCGGTCGATTCCGAGTCCGTGGCTTTCGACTGCTCGCCTTTGGAGGCAGTCTCGCTGGAGCATGACTGAGTCTGCTGCTGGTTCTGCCTGAGGCGCGTCGAGACGGGAGTGGGAGACCCCGACCCGGCGGAAGCCGAGTCGGTACTATGGGTTGTAGTGTCAGTGTTCTCGTGGGCGTCTTGAGACATATAGAACGGGGGGCGTAGATCCCCCAGTTCCTCCGGGGGAAGACAAACTGAAGTTGGGCGTATGTTCGGGGACAACTGCAGAGTACGATTTACTGTTCTTCGGCCTTGCTGAAATCTTCAATCAGTGATAGATTTCACTGGCCGTGATAAATATAGAAGTTGTATGCAGCAGACACCCTCGTACCGAGGCAATTCGTCAGTGATGACGCATACTGGTGACCTACCATGGAGTCAAACCCGCTACTCACCTCTCTCACCCAGTTCAGTCACTTGGTTTCGGGTTGATTTACCAAAGCCATATTTCGGGGGTGCGTACTTGAATCAGGTCGAGCAACGAGAGAGCCACTGAGCGGGACGGCTCAGTTCACGCTCTTCGAGAGTTCGGCCCCGGCTTTGAACTTCACGTCGTCGGAGGCGCTCGCTCCCGTGAAGTGGACAAGTCGCCCTTGCGCAGTCATAGTCACAGGGACATCAGCGGCAGTCCCCTCCTCTTGCCGCGTCGTTCGTCCCGGCCGCTTCCGGAGGATGATGTCCTCTCCTTCTGCTTCTGAGAGGTGCCCTTCGGCAACCGCATCTGAAACAGCCCCATCGAACAGTCTCGCTCCTCGTCGCTCTCGTTCGCCAGACAGGCGGCGGGCCATCACGTCGCCGTACCCATCTCCATCTAAATCACCAGCGCCAACACCGATGACTGCTGTTGGTTCTCCCACAGCCACGAGTGTGATTGAGTCCACGTAGAGGCTGCCATCGTCGATGACCCAGCCACCCGTGTAGATGTACTGATCAGCGTGCTTGCAGCGGCGTACGTACAGCAGCGCAGGGAACGGCGACGGACACTCCGGCGGTGCGACCATAATCGGGCACACCAGCGTCGACGTGGTCGAACTCTCACCGAGTTTAGCACCCCACTCATCGAAGTCTGCAGGCTCGGACGAGGCCCCGTCTGCGCTGACCGCAAGAGCAGGCGTCGTTTCTGTGGCCTGCGGTGGGTCGTTCACTGGATTGACCGTGACTCGTCCGTCTACGACGTCTGATTCGAGGTGGATTCCCGTGTCGACGGGTCCAGAGACGGTGGAGAGGAACGTGTCCGAATTGTACAGCGAATTATCGTCAGACATGAGTACCCTGTTAAGGGCGTTTTCCCCACCGACCGCATCTCCTTCGTAAATCGGGCTGGTGTTTCCACCTCCGTTCTCGACCTTGTTGTCGCCCCACGCGTAGACTCTCCCGTCAGTGTCGGCTCGTCCTGTCACGTACTCGATGATGCGGCGCGGCGTGAGCTCGTCACCGACTACAACGTCGCTTCCCGGGAGACTGGCATCAGGCACGGTGATAGTGAACTGCTCGCTGAGGACTGGCTCGCCAGCGAGGTACTCGTACAGGGCGGCGATGTCTTCGTCACTCGCTCCGGTCAAGTCCTGAAGCGGAGGGTTTTCGAGGACGTGTTCGGAGGTGTCCT from Haloplanus rubicundus encodes:
- a CDS encoding DUF6166 domain-containing protein; amino-acid sequence: MLAKTDYSRKTKWKHKTYRGERGVGGNFVYAGDDLLDKHLFVHRVAPGGFDWGPDASDEKACQLAIALLAPLRGVDHAVEHYYLFAENFVRRELTEDTWEIKSQDYRSKEYVKAIDGRDYPGNTASSPRDAPDLEDTDLESITYAEEIALAKKYEEVLWQSGNRRENLQRLNAIWNGEEDPASDAVASGTLYRIQGLDIPTNARGTLVNQFDSMGELAAWVYYGRNHSQLTGISDASAKKIRNARAGFVQYFGGETFIPEHDSREMSLSEMPKSRGDTAQQTFRGALGGGDE
- a CDS encoding DNA polymerase sliding clamp; protein product: MSTNTESESADAQPATTPDDGSSDVESEMDVDDATTAETAENTQPKGEPEPDLESEPDSEPEQESNTDGEADEDVEEDAEEEADVGTGPPSQFQAAIMGGDIKEFVGTLRAIVDEAKFNVEPDGIQVRAVDPANVAMDDGVLSAGAFESYDASEGVLGLNLERLEEVLKLAKKDDLVELSFDTHTFKLVIYIDGVEFTMACIDPDSIRSEPEIPDMDLPASFIVDESQIRRGVKAADMVSDHIQIRCDETEQAVFIEAQGDTDDVSLELTEEEYIAITAVDAEALFSLDYVKDISRKLPKGAEISITFGTDFPMMIEYEFADGECEILSMVAPRIRSD
- a CDS encoding transcription initiation factor IIB, with protein sequence MSQDAHENTDTTTHSTDSASAGSGSPTPVSTRLRQNQQQTQSCSSETASKGEQSKATDSESTDELQCPECATDEYLVIDEEETYCGECGLVLVRDILDRRLRWVDTGDGREPERGGAPTTHRLHHKGLPTEIGYNIDGYDRPLSRQTKRRFRRLRKWDSRSKTGSSRDRSLRLGLGEIARLISALELSGSIHDRVADLYREVCEKEMLAGNSIEGMASACVYAACRLERLPRTLKEIGEVARVDTKEINQDYKCLNQDLELATPPPLPQDYIPRLASAVDASPRLERRAYQLSRSNAVGVLANGRQPNGVAAACLYHASKESRRSNVRLTQRTLAEEGYTTPTTLRKLWRELKALADDGKLPDPDGDPDYFS